Proteins from a single region of Gorilla gorilla gorilla isolate KB3781 chromosome 16, NHGRI_mGorGor1-v2.1_pri, whole genome shotgun sequence:
- the LOC134757313 gene encoding inositol hexakisphosphate and diphosphoinositol-pentakisphosphate kinase 1-like isoform X5 encodes MWSLTASEGESTTAHFFLGAGDEGLGTRGIGMRPEESDSELLEDEEDEVPPEPQIIVGICAMTKKSKSKPMTQILERLCRFDYLTVIILGEDVILNEPVENWPSCHCLISFHSKGFPLDKAVAYSKLRNPFLINDLAMQYYIQDRREVYRILQEEGIDLPRYAVLNRDPARPEECNLIEGEDQVEVNGAVFPKPFVEKPVSAEDHNVYIYYPSSAGGGSQRLFRKIGSRSSVYSPESSVRKTGSYIYEEFMPTDGTDVKVYTVGPDYAHAEARKSPALDGKVERDSEGKEIRYPVMLTAMEKLVARKVCVAFKQTVCGFDLLRANGHSFVCDVNGFSFVKNSMKYYDDCAKILGNTIMRELAPQFQIPWSIPTEAEDIPIVPTTSGTMMELRCVIAIIRHGDRTPKQKMKMEVKHPRFFALFEKHGGYKTGKLKLKRPEQLQEVLDITRLLLAELEKEPGGEIEEKTGKLEQLKSVLEMYGHFSGINRKVQLTYYPHGVKASNEGQDPQRETLAPSLLLVLKWGGELTPAGRVQAEELGRAFRCMYPGGQGDYAGFPGCGLLRLHSTFRHDLKIYASDEGRVQMTAAAFAKGLLALEGELTPILVQMVKSANMNGLLDSDGDSLSSCQHRVKARLHHILQQDAPFGPEEYDQLAPTRSTSLLNSMTIIQNPVKVCDQVFALIENLTHQIRERMQDPRSVDLQLYHSETLELMLQRWSKLERDFRQKSGRYDISKIPDIYDCVKYDVQHNGSLGLQGTAELLRLSKALADVVIPQEYGISREKKLEIAVGFCLPLLRKILLDLQRTHEDESVNKLHPLYSRGVLSPGRHVRTRLYFTSESHVHSLLSVFRYGGLLDETQDAQWQRALDYLSAISELNYMTQIVIMLYEDNTQDPLSEERFHVELHFSPGVKGVEEEGSAPAGCGFRPASSENEEMKTNQGSMENLCPGKASDEPDRALQTSPQPPEGPGLPRRSPLIRNRKAGSMEVLSETSSSRPGGYRLFSSSRPPTEMKQSGLEPQITPLVSSSPSPCLPVPFCITGS; translated from the exons ATGTGGTCATTGACGGCCAGTGAGGGCGAGAGTACCACGGCCCACTTCTTCCTTGGAGCTGGAGATGAGGGGCTGGGCACCCGTGGAATAGGCAtgaggccagaagagagtgacaGCGAGCTCCTTGAGGACGAGGAGGATGAAGTG CCTCCGGAACCTCAGATCATTGTTGGCATCTGTGCCATGACCAAGAAATCCAAGTCCAAGCCAATGACTCAAATCCTAGAGCGACTCTGCAGATTTGACTACCTGACTGTTATCATTCTGGGAGAAGATGTAATCCTTAATGAACCTGTGGAAAACTGGCCATCCTGCCACTGCCTCATCTCTTTCCACTCCAAAG GCTTTCCTCTGGACAAAGCTGTTGCTTACTCCAAGCTTCGAAACCCCTTTCTTATCAATGATCTGGCCATGCAGTATTACATCCAAGATAG GAGGGAGGTGTACCGGATCCTGCAGGAAGAGGGTATTGATCTGCCTCGATATGCTGTGCTCAACCGTGATCCTGCCCGGCCTGAGG AATGCAACCTGATAGAAGGTGAAGACCAAGTAGAGGTCAATGGAGCTGTCTTTCCCAAGCCCTTTGTGGAGAAGCCAGTGAGTGCAGAAGACCACAATGTTTACATCTACTACCCCAGCTCAGCTGGAGGAGGAAGCCAGCGTCTCTTTCGTAAG aTTGGCAGCCGAAGCAGTGTTTACTCTCCTGAGAGCAGCGTCCGAAAGACAGGGTCGTACATCTATGAGGAGTTTATGCCAACAGATGGCACAGATGTCAAG GTGTATACAGTGGGGCCAGATTATGCCCATGCTGAAGCTAGAAAATCTCCAGCTTTGGATGGGAAGGTTGAACGAGACAGTGAGGGGAAAGAGATTCGATATCCAGTCATGCTGACTGCCATGGAAAAGCTGGTGGCCAGGAAAGTCTGCGTAGCTTTCAAG CAAACAGTTTGTGGATTTGACCTTCTTCGTGCCAATGGTCATTCCTTTGTGTGTGATGTGAATGGCTTTAGTTTTGTCAAGAACTCGATGAAATACTACGATGACTGTGCCAAGATTCTGGG GAACACCATAATGCGGGAGCTTGCCCCACAGTTCCAGATTCCATGGTCCATCCCCACGGAGGCTGAGGACATTCCCATTGTTCCCACCACATCTGGCACTAT GATGGAACTTCGTTGTGTCATTGCAATTATTCGTCATGGGGATCGTACTCCCAAGCAGAAGATGAAGATGGAAGTGAAACACCCAAG GTTTTTTGCTCTGTTTGAAAAACATGGTGGCTACAAGACAGGGAAATTAAAACTCAAGCGACCTGAGCAGCTCCAG GAGGTGCTGGATATCACAAGGCTGTTGTTGGCTGAACTGGAGAAAGAACCAGGTGGTGAGATCGAGGAGAAGACTGGAAAACTAGAGCAGCTGAAGTCTGTATTGGAGAT GTATGGTCACTTCTCAGGTATAAACCGGAAGGTACAATTGACTTACTACCCTCATGGAGTAAAAGCTTCTAATGAGGGGCAAG ATCCACAGAGGGAAACTCTGGCGCCATCTCTGTTGCTGGTACTGAAGTGGGGTGGAGAACTGACTCCTGCTGGCCGTGTTCAGGCTGAGGAGCTGGGGCGAGCTTTTCGCTGCATGTACCCTGGAGGACAGG GTGACTATGCTGGCTTCCCTGGTTGTGGGCTGCTTCGTCTCCATAGCACTTTCCGCCACGATCTCAAGATCTATGCCTCTGATGAGGGTCGTGTTCAGATGACTGCTGCTGCCTTCGCCAAG GGCCTTCTGGCTCTAGAAGGGGAGCTGACACCCATTTTGGTGCAAATGGTGAAGAGTGCCAACATGAATGGGCTACTGGACAGCGATGGGGATTCCTTGAGCAGCTGCCAGCACCGGGTGAAGGCTCGGCTGCACCATATTCTACAGCAGGATGCGCCCTTTGGCCCTGAGGAGTACGATCAG CTGGCTCCCACCAGAAGTACTTCCCTGCTCAACTCCATGACTATCATCCAGAATCCTGTGAAGGTCTGTGATCAGGTATTTGCCCTGATCGAAAACCTCACCCACCAGATCCGGGAACGAATGCAGGACCCCAGGTCTGTAG ACCTGCAGCTCTACCACAGTGAGACACTAGAGCTAATGCTACAGCGTTGGAGCAAGCTGGAGCGTGACTTTCGACAGAAGAGTGGGCGCTATGATATCAGTAAGATCCCTGACATCTATGACTGTGTCAAGTATGATGTGCAGCACAATGGGAGTCTGGGACTTCAAGGCACAGCAGAGTTGCTCCGTCTCTCTAAGGCACTGGCTGATGTGGTCATTCCCCAG GAGTACGGGATCAGTCGGGAGAAGAAACTGGAAATTGCTGTGGGCTTCTGTCTTCCACTGTTGCGGAAGATACTACTTGACCTGCAGAGAACCCACGAGGATGAGTCTGTCAACAAGCTGCATCCCCT GTACTCCCGAGGTGTGCTCTCCCCAGGTCGCCATGTTCGAACGCGTCTCTATTTCACCAGTGAGAGCCATGTCCACTCCCTGCTCAGTGTCTTCCGTTATGGAGGACTTCTTGAT GAGACCCAGGATGCACAATGGCAGCGAGCTTTGGATTATCTTAGTGCCATCTCAGAGCTTAACTACATGACCCAGATTGTCATCATGCTTTATGAGGACAACACACAG GATCCCTTATCAGAGGAACGGTTCCATGTGGAGCTACACTTCAGCCCCGGAGTGAAAGGTGTTGAGGAAGAAGGCAGTGCCCCAGCTGGCTGTGGATTCCGTCCAGCCTCTTCTGAG AACGAGGAGATGAAAACCAACCAAGGCAGTATGGAGAACCTGTGTCCAGGAAAGGCATCAGATGAACCAGACCGGGCATTGCAGActtcaccccagcctcctgagggcCCTGGCCTCCCGAGGAGATCACCCCTCATTCGTAACCGAAAAGCTGGTTCCATGGAG GTACTTTCTGAGACTTCATCCTCGAGGCCTGGTGGCTACCGGCTCTTTTCATCTTCACGGCCACCCACAGAAATGAAGCAGAGTGGCCTAG
- the LOC134757313 gene encoding inositol hexakisphosphate and diphosphoinositol-pentakisphosphate kinase 1-like isoform X3, producing the protein MWSLTASEGESTTAHFFLGAGDEGLGTRGIGMRPEESDSELLEDEEDEVPPEPQIIVGICAMTKKSKSKPMTQILERLCRFDYLTVIILGEDVILNEPVENWPSCHCLISFHSKGFPLDKAVAYSKLRNPFLINDLAMQYYIQDRREVYRILQEEGIDLPRYAVLNRDPARPEECNLIEGEDQVEVNGAVFPKPFVEKPVSAEDHNVYIYYPSSAGGGSQRLFRKIGSRSSVYSPESSVRKTGSYIYEEFMPTDGTDVKVYTVGPDYAHAEARKSPALDGKVERDSEGKEIRYPVMLTAMEKLVARKVCVAFKQTVCGFDLLRANGHSFVCDVNGFSFVKNSMKYYDDCAKILGNTIMRELAPQFQIPWSIPTEAEDIPIVPTTSGTMMELRCVIAIIRHGDRTPKQKMKMEVKHPRFFALFEKHGGYKTGKLKLKRPEQLQEVLDITRLLLAELEKEPGGEIEEKTGKLEQLKSVLEMYGHFSGINRKVQLTYYPHGVKASNEGQDPQRETLAPSLLLVLKWGGELTPAGRVQAEELGRAFRCMYPGGQGDYAGFPGCGLLRLHSTFRHDLKIYASDEGRVQMTAAAFAKGLLALEGELTPILVQMVKSANMNGLLDSDGDSLSSCQHRVKARLHHILQQDAPFGPEEYDQLAPTRSTSLLNSMTIIQNPVKVCDQVFALIENLTHQIRERMQDPRSVDLQLYHSETLELMLQRWSKLERDFRQKSGRYDISKIPDIYDCVKYDVQHNGSLGLQGTAELLRLSKALADVVIPQEYGISREKKLEIAVGFCLPLLRKILLDLQRTHEDESVNKLHPLYSRGVLSPGRHVRTRLYFTSESHVHSLLSVFRYGGLLDETQDAQWQRALDYLSAISELNYMTQIVIMLYEDNTQDPLSEERFHVELHFSPGVKGVEEEGSAPAGCGFRPASSENEEMKTNQGSMENLCPGKASDEPDRALQTSPQPPEGPGLPRRSPLIRNRKAGSMEVLSETSSSRPGGYRLFSSSRPPTEMKQSGLGSQCTGLFSTTVLGGSSSAPNLQDYARSHGKKLPPASLKHRDEPQITPLVSSSPSPCLPVPFCITGS; encoded by the exons ATGTGGTCATTGACGGCCAGTGAGGGCGAGAGTACCACGGCCCACTTCTTCCTTGGAGCTGGAGATGAGGGGCTGGGCACCCGTGGAATAGGCAtgaggccagaagagagtgacaGCGAGCTCCTTGAGGACGAGGAGGATGAAGTG CCTCCGGAACCTCAGATCATTGTTGGCATCTGTGCCATGACCAAGAAATCCAAGTCCAAGCCAATGACTCAAATCCTAGAGCGACTCTGCAGATTTGACTACCTGACTGTTATCATTCTGGGAGAAGATGTAATCCTTAATGAACCTGTGGAAAACTGGCCATCCTGCCACTGCCTCATCTCTTTCCACTCCAAAG GCTTTCCTCTGGACAAAGCTGTTGCTTACTCCAAGCTTCGAAACCCCTTTCTTATCAATGATCTGGCCATGCAGTATTACATCCAAGATAG GAGGGAGGTGTACCGGATCCTGCAGGAAGAGGGTATTGATCTGCCTCGATATGCTGTGCTCAACCGTGATCCTGCCCGGCCTGAGG AATGCAACCTGATAGAAGGTGAAGACCAAGTAGAGGTCAATGGAGCTGTCTTTCCCAAGCCCTTTGTGGAGAAGCCAGTGAGTGCAGAAGACCACAATGTTTACATCTACTACCCCAGCTCAGCTGGAGGAGGAAGCCAGCGTCTCTTTCGTAAG aTTGGCAGCCGAAGCAGTGTTTACTCTCCTGAGAGCAGCGTCCGAAAGACAGGGTCGTACATCTATGAGGAGTTTATGCCAACAGATGGCACAGATGTCAAG GTGTATACAGTGGGGCCAGATTATGCCCATGCTGAAGCTAGAAAATCTCCAGCTTTGGATGGGAAGGTTGAACGAGACAGTGAGGGGAAAGAGATTCGATATCCAGTCATGCTGACTGCCATGGAAAAGCTGGTGGCCAGGAAAGTCTGCGTAGCTTTCAAG CAAACAGTTTGTGGATTTGACCTTCTTCGTGCCAATGGTCATTCCTTTGTGTGTGATGTGAATGGCTTTAGTTTTGTCAAGAACTCGATGAAATACTACGATGACTGTGCCAAGATTCTGGG GAACACCATAATGCGGGAGCTTGCCCCACAGTTCCAGATTCCATGGTCCATCCCCACGGAGGCTGAGGACATTCCCATTGTTCCCACCACATCTGGCACTAT GATGGAACTTCGTTGTGTCATTGCAATTATTCGTCATGGGGATCGTACTCCCAAGCAGAAGATGAAGATGGAAGTGAAACACCCAAG GTTTTTTGCTCTGTTTGAAAAACATGGTGGCTACAAGACAGGGAAATTAAAACTCAAGCGACCTGAGCAGCTCCAG GAGGTGCTGGATATCACAAGGCTGTTGTTGGCTGAACTGGAGAAAGAACCAGGTGGTGAGATCGAGGAGAAGACTGGAAAACTAGAGCAGCTGAAGTCTGTATTGGAGAT GTATGGTCACTTCTCAGGTATAAACCGGAAGGTACAATTGACTTACTACCCTCATGGAGTAAAAGCTTCTAATGAGGGGCAAG ATCCACAGAGGGAAACTCTGGCGCCATCTCTGTTGCTGGTACTGAAGTGGGGTGGAGAACTGACTCCTGCTGGCCGTGTTCAGGCTGAGGAGCTGGGGCGAGCTTTTCGCTGCATGTACCCTGGAGGACAGG GTGACTATGCTGGCTTCCCTGGTTGTGGGCTGCTTCGTCTCCATAGCACTTTCCGCCACGATCTCAAGATCTATGCCTCTGATGAGGGTCGTGTTCAGATGACTGCTGCTGCCTTCGCCAAG GGCCTTCTGGCTCTAGAAGGGGAGCTGACACCCATTTTGGTGCAAATGGTGAAGAGTGCCAACATGAATGGGCTACTGGACAGCGATGGGGATTCCTTGAGCAGCTGCCAGCACCGGGTGAAGGCTCGGCTGCACCATATTCTACAGCAGGATGCGCCCTTTGGCCCTGAGGAGTACGATCAG CTGGCTCCCACCAGAAGTACTTCCCTGCTCAACTCCATGACTATCATCCAGAATCCTGTGAAGGTCTGTGATCAGGTATTTGCCCTGATCGAAAACCTCACCCACCAGATCCGGGAACGAATGCAGGACCCCAGGTCTGTAG ACCTGCAGCTCTACCACAGTGAGACACTAGAGCTAATGCTACAGCGTTGGAGCAAGCTGGAGCGTGACTTTCGACAGAAGAGTGGGCGCTATGATATCAGTAAGATCCCTGACATCTATGACTGTGTCAAGTATGATGTGCAGCACAATGGGAGTCTGGGACTTCAAGGCACAGCAGAGTTGCTCCGTCTCTCTAAGGCACTGGCTGATGTGGTCATTCCCCAG GAGTACGGGATCAGTCGGGAGAAGAAACTGGAAATTGCTGTGGGCTTCTGTCTTCCACTGTTGCGGAAGATACTACTTGACCTGCAGAGAACCCACGAGGATGAGTCTGTCAACAAGCTGCATCCCCT GTACTCCCGAGGTGTGCTCTCCCCAGGTCGCCATGTTCGAACGCGTCTCTATTTCACCAGTGAGAGCCATGTCCACTCCCTGCTCAGTGTCTTCCGTTATGGAGGACTTCTTGAT GAGACCCAGGATGCACAATGGCAGCGAGCTTTGGATTATCTTAGTGCCATCTCAGAGCTTAACTACATGACCCAGATTGTCATCATGCTTTATGAGGACAACACACAG GATCCCTTATCAGAGGAACGGTTCCATGTGGAGCTACACTTCAGCCCCGGAGTGAAAGGTGTTGAGGAAGAAGGCAGTGCCCCAGCTGGCTGTGGATTCCGTCCAGCCTCTTCTGAG AACGAGGAGATGAAAACCAACCAAGGCAGTATGGAGAACCTGTGTCCAGGAAAGGCATCAGATGAACCAGACCGGGCATTGCAGActtcaccccagcctcctgagggcCCTGGCCTCCCGAGGAGATCACCCCTCATTCGTAACCGAAAAGCTGGTTCCATGGAG GTACTTTCTGAGACTTCATCCTCGAGGCCTGGTGGCTACCGGCTCTTTTCATCTTCACGGCCACCCACAGAAATGAAGCAGAGTGGCCTAG
- the LOC134757313 gene encoding inositol hexakisphosphate and diphosphoinositol-pentakisphosphate kinase 1-like isoform X6: MWSLTASEGESTTAHFFLGAGDEGLGTRGIGMRPEESDSELLEDEEDEVPPEPQIIVGICAMTKKSKSKPMTQILERLCRFDYLTVIILGEDVILNEPVENWPSCHCLISFHSKGFPLDKAVAYSKLRNPFLINDLAMQYYIQDRREVYRILQEEGIDLPRYAVLNRDPARPEECNLIEGEDQVEVNGAVFPKPFVEKPVSAEDHNVYIYYPSSAGGGSQRLFRKIGSRSSVYSPESSVRKTGSYIYEEFMPTDGTDVKVYTVGPDYAHAEARKSPALDGKVERDSEGKEIRYPVMLTAMEKLVARKVCVAFKQTVCGFDLLRANGHSFVCDVNGFSFVKNSMKYYDDCAKILGNTIMRELAPQFQIPWSIPTEAEDIPIVPTTSGTMMELRCVIAIIRHGDRTPKQKMKMEVKHPRFFALFEKHGGYKTGKLKLKRPEQLQEVLDITRLLLAELEKEPGGEIEEKTGKLEQLKSVLEMYGHFSGINRKVQLTYYPHGVKASNEGQDPQRETLAPSLLLVLKWGGELTPAGRVQAEELGRAFRCMYPGGQGDYAGFPGCGLLRLHSTFRHDLKIYASDEGRVQMTAAAFAKGLLALEGELTPILVQMVKSANMNGLLDSDGDSLSSCQHRVKARLHHILQQDAPFGPEEYDQLAPTRSTSLLNSMTIIQNPVKVCDQVFALIENLTHQIRERMQDPRSVDLQLYHSETLELMLQRWSKLERDFRQKSGRYDISKIPDIYDCVKYDVQHNGSLGLQGTAELLRLSKALADVVIPQEYGISREKKLEIAVGFCLPLLRKILLDLQRTHEDESVNKLHPLYSRGVLSPGRHVRTRLYFTSESHVHSLLSVFRYGGLLDETQDAQWQRALDYLSAISELNYMTQIVIMLYEDNTQDPLSEERFHVELHFSPGVKGVEEEGSAPAGCGFRPASSENEEMKTNQGSMENLCPGKASDEPDRALQTSPQPPEGPGLPRRSPLIRNRKAGSMEVLSETSSSRPGGYRLFSSSRPPTEMKQSGLGTLFVWTEVSAGTEM; encoded by the exons ATGTGGTCATTGACGGCCAGTGAGGGCGAGAGTACCACGGCCCACTTCTTCCTTGGAGCTGGAGATGAGGGGCTGGGCACCCGTGGAATAGGCAtgaggccagaagagagtgacaGCGAGCTCCTTGAGGACGAGGAGGATGAAGTG CCTCCGGAACCTCAGATCATTGTTGGCATCTGTGCCATGACCAAGAAATCCAAGTCCAAGCCAATGACTCAAATCCTAGAGCGACTCTGCAGATTTGACTACCTGACTGTTATCATTCTGGGAGAAGATGTAATCCTTAATGAACCTGTGGAAAACTGGCCATCCTGCCACTGCCTCATCTCTTTCCACTCCAAAG GCTTTCCTCTGGACAAAGCTGTTGCTTACTCCAAGCTTCGAAACCCCTTTCTTATCAATGATCTGGCCATGCAGTATTACATCCAAGATAG GAGGGAGGTGTACCGGATCCTGCAGGAAGAGGGTATTGATCTGCCTCGATATGCTGTGCTCAACCGTGATCCTGCCCGGCCTGAGG AATGCAACCTGATAGAAGGTGAAGACCAAGTAGAGGTCAATGGAGCTGTCTTTCCCAAGCCCTTTGTGGAGAAGCCAGTGAGTGCAGAAGACCACAATGTTTACATCTACTACCCCAGCTCAGCTGGAGGAGGAAGCCAGCGTCTCTTTCGTAAG aTTGGCAGCCGAAGCAGTGTTTACTCTCCTGAGAGCAGCGTCCGAAAGACAGGGTCGTACATCTATGAGGAGTTTATGCCAACAGATGGCACAGATGTCAAG GTGTATACAGTGGGGCCAGATTATGCCCATGCTGAAGCTAGAAAATCTCCAGCTTTGGATGGGAAGGTTGAACGAGACAGTGAGGGGAAAGAGATTCGATATCCAGTCATGCTGACTGCCATGGAAAAGCTGGTGGCCAGGAAAGTCTGCGTAGCTTTCAAG CAAACAGTTTGTGGATTTGACCTTCTTCGTGCCAATGGTCATTCCTTTGTGTGTGATGTGAATGGCTTTAGTTTTGTCAAGAACTCGATGAAATACTACGATGACTGTGCCAAGATTCTGGG GAACACCATAATGCGGGAGCTTGCCCCACAGTTCCAGATTCCATGGTCCATCCCCACGGAGGCTGAGGACATTCCCATTGTTCCCACCACATCTGGCACTAT GATGGAACTTCGTTGTGTCATTGCAATTATTCGTCATGGGGATCGTACTCCCAAGCAGAAGATGAAGATGGAAGTGAAACACCCAAG GTTTTTTGCTCTGTTTGAAAAACATGGTGGCTACAAGACAGGGAAATTAAAACTCAAGCGACCTGAGCAGCTCCAG GAGGTGCTGGATATCACAAGGCTGTTGTTGGCTGAACTGGAGAAAGAACCAGGTGGTGAGATCGAGGAGAAGACTGGAAAACTAGAGCAGCTGAAGTCTGTATTGGAGAT GTATGGTCACTTCTCAGGTATAAACCGGAAGGTACAATTGACTTACTACCCTCATGGAGTAAAAGCTTCTAATGAGGGGCAAG ATCCACAGAGGGAAACTCTGGCGCCATCTCTGTTGCTGGTACTGAAGTGGGGTGGAGAACTGACTCCTGCTGGCCGTGTTCAGGCTGAGGAGCTGGGGCGAGCTTTTCGCTGCATGTACCCTGGAGGACAGG GTGACTATGCTGGCTTCCCTGGTTGTGGGCTGCTTCGTCTCCATAGCACTTTCCGCCACGATCTCAAGATCTATGCCTCTGATGAGGGTCGTGTTCAGATGACTGCTGCTGCCTTCGCCAAG GGCCTTCTGGCTCTAGAAGGGGAGCTGACACCCATTTTGGTGCAAATGGTGAAGAGTGCCAACATGAATGGGCTACTGGACAGCGATGGGGATTCCTTGAGCAGCTGCCAGCACCGGGTGAAGGCTCGGCTGCACCATATTCTACAGCAGGATGCGCCCTTTGGCCCTGAGGAGTACGATCAG CTGGCTCCCACCAGAAGTACTTCCCTGCTCAACTCCATGACTATCATCCAGAATCCTGTGAAGGTCTGTGATCAGGTATTTGCCCTGATCGAAAACCTCACCCACCAGATCCGGGAACGAATGCAGGACCCCAGGTCTGTAG ACCTGCAGCTCTACCACAGTGAGACACTAGAGCTAATGCTACAGCGTTGGAGCAAGCTGGAGCGTGACTTTCGACAGAAGAGTGGGCGCTATGATATCAGTAAGATCCCTGACATCTATGACTGTGTCAAGTATGATGTGCAGCACAATGGGAGTCTGGGACTTCAAGGCACAGCAGAGTTGCTCCGTCTCTCTAAGGCACTGGCTGATGTGGTCATTCCCCAG GAGTACGGGATCAGTCGGGAGAAGAAACTGGAAATTGCTGTGGGCTTCTGTCTTCCACTGTTGCGGAAGATACTACTTGACCTGCAGAGAACCCACGAGGATGAGTCTGTCAACAAGCTGCATCCCCT GTACTCCCGAGGTGTGCTCTCCCCAGGTCGCCATGTTCGAACGCGTCTCTATTTCACCAGTGAGAGCCATGTCCACTCCCTGCTCAGTGTCTTCCGTTATGGAGGACTTCTTGAT GAGACCCAGGATGCACAATGGCAGCGAGCTTTGGATTATCTTAGTGCCATCTCAGAGCTTAACTACATGACCCAGATTGTCATCATGCTTTATGAGGACAACACACAG GATCCCTTATCAGAGGAACGGTTCCATGTGGAGCTACACTTCAGCCCCGGAGTGAAAGGTGTTGAGGAAGAAGGCAGTGCCCCAGCTGGCTGTGGATTCCGTCCAGCCTCTTCTGAG AACGAGGAGATGAAAACCAACCAAGGCAGTATGGAGAACCTGTGTCCAGGAAAGGCATCAGATGAACCAGACCGGGCATTGCAGActtcaccccagcctcctgagggcCCTGGCCTCCCGAGGAGATCACCCCTCATTCGTAACCGAAAAGCTGGTTCCATGGAG GTACTTTCTGAGACTTCATCCTCGAGGCCTGGTGGCTACCGGCTCTTTTCATCTTCACGGCCACCCACAGAAATGAAGCAGAGTGGCCTAG